In Cryptococcus decagattii chromosome 1, complete sequence, the sequence GTAAAAATCTTGACTGATACACGCGTCAGGTACGATGAACATGGAGTGCCTCGTTCAGCAGCATCCGCTTTTGTCCCTCTTGAAGCTATGCTCGCCGCTCGAAAAGCTGCTCTCGCTCGTCAAGAACTCGCTGTTGCCCAATCtacacctcttcctcatgTTAACGATGCCGATTTCGAGCAAGCTGTTACCGCACCTACTCCCGGTGGTGGTCGACGGGTCATGGCGAGGATTCAGATTCCCAAGTTTTCGTTGAAGAAGCCCCCTTCTCAGCCGGGAAGACTTAGAACGCCTGGGGCTACTCCCCCAGTCGGCCCACCTGGTTATTCCAGTCGACCCGACGAGAAGTCCACATACAGCGCTCAAGTTGTCACAAGCCCTGCTGAATTGGATGAACAACCTTTAGCCTGTGCGCAGTCAGATAACAGGCTTGTTAACCACCGTCTCTCTACTCCGCCTGACTCTGGTGCCGTCACCACGCCTTCGCCTCCGCCCCAACACAGCTCATCGACTCCAGTCCTTGCATCTGCAGTACCCACTCGGCTCCTTACCGCTGGGGCGACCGCTTCAACCCCAACTGCCATGCCAGCATCACAGCAATCAAGCTTGTTGAATGAAGCAATCTTCATTGAGCGTGAACGAAGGCGTATGGCCGCGTCTCACCCGGGTCAAGTACGAGGTCAAAGTTCTGGCCCTATCGTACCTTCTCCTAGGCAGCTTACCCCGCCGATTTCCGTTTCTAATTTTGGTATCCAAGTGACGGGAGTAAATGGAGACAGGGTTGAAGGGCAAGAGATTGTATCGCCCCAGCCCATAGCGGCGCAACGGAAGAAGGTTCCCAAGTTCAAGAGTGTACCAACGCCTGTTGCTACGCCGTCTTCTGGCATCGATCCTGTCGCCAGAAGCAAGAGTAGCAgtaaaggagaaaaggagtaAGAGTAGTAGTTAAGAGTTTGATGTAGTAAGGTAATGTGCGTTATGTTCGGGTGAACGAAGACACGGGGAGGCGAACAGGGAGTGAATGTAAGATGCAGGATGGCGATCTTGGAAGATAGATATGTAATACGGATTACTTGTTTGTAGTTATGACTCAAACGGttatatatgtatataCAAACATAACTTGAACATAACTTGAACGAACTTCTCAGAAATAGTACTTGTAGTCCCAAAAATGATGCATGATAATGCAGTTTATCAAATATGCCAATAATGCTGATGAACCTGAACGTCGACTAACTATTTATTACACGGCTATATGATCCCATTCAAAATTCCTCTCCACTCGTCGTTCAAACCCTCCCTAATTTTCCATCCCTTTATTTCACCCTCCTGTCCCTCTGCAAGCCagctctccaccatctcaACCTCACAGTCTTCCGCCCTGTCAAGTACGTCCActctccccttcccttctAAAGCTAATGCTGCCCAGCCCACAAGCATCATCCCTGGCGGTCTCTCATCCACCTGCTTCAACGCCGGCTGAATCTTCTCAAGCGTCGAGAGAATTACGCGCTGATCAGGGGAGGAAGCGCGTTCAATAACGGCGATGGGCAAATGGGGCGGGTAAGCAGCACCATCTCGTCCGGCGGCATTAGAGGACGTGAGAACCTCAATGATTTGAGAGATACGCGCAACGCCCATGAGCATGACGAGGGTCCTGGATTTGACGTAGCCTGGTAATTGAACAGCTTTCCCTTGCCTGCCCACACCAGTACAGAGAACAAGAGACTCCGCAACACCGCGTTGAGTGACAGGGATACCCATCATGAGCGGCGCGGCGAGAGCGGAGGAGATACCAGGGATGACAGTCGATTCGAACCCGTGTTGTCGGAAGTAAAGCACTTCTTCACCACCACGCCCATATACGAATGGATCACCCTGCTTCAGCCTGACGACCGTCTCACCCCTTTGTGCACCTTCGAGAGCAAGTTCCATCATTTCATTCTGTGCGCCCTCAGCATTACCGGGAAATTTCTTTGCGATGTGGAGTTTGATAGAGTCCGGGATGAGGGCGAGGATCTCGGCGGGCACGAGTTTGTCGGAGAGGACGAGGGTGGCGGTACGGAGTGCGGTGTGGGCGGCCATGGTGAGTAGACCAGGGTGACCGGGCCCGGAACCGATAAGGAGGATACGGCCTTTCTTCTCTAGAGCGTTGGCTACCTTGGCGTCGTGATGAGGGAGGTAACCTTCGTCTCGCTGAGCCCATATTTCCAAAGCCTCGtccatctcttcatttGAAATTTTCGCGAGATGTTCAAAGCTGTAGTACTCTGACATTTGATACACCcacctcatccttctcaattGTTGCTCCTCTTCGCTCAGCTGCTGAGTGACTTCACTTTCAGAGTTGGGACGAGAGGTGGATGGGGTTGAGAGTTGGGGCACGGGCGTATTGAGAGGACTatcgtcttcttccgagATCTTGGCTCGGGCTTTGGCTCTTGTACGTAGTCTCCCAACGTTATCAACTGCTTTACCTACGTCTGCAGGTAGTCTGCTGACAATTTCCCGCTTTATCCGTCCGCTCATTCGACATCCTTGACCGTTAGTCGATACTGCTACTTGCAAGTGCGAAGGGCCATCGGCACCAGCGAAACGGTGTACAGAAGGGAAAGTGTAagtggag encodes:
- a CDS encoding uroporphyrinogen-III C-methyltransferase — translated: MSSSASPPPLWISLWMLLTTLIVSWDAGYCLMRPRSFSGGDLSWIWKPYNDFPYGEIDYLYGWKAFNERDGFTAAQALLNIVEILLAVDYLYLRHISPRDKRLQKYHAVAPLVGFAGAVMTASKTILYFLQEYLCGWCNVGHNDRRTFWMVWVIPNGTWIILPTIVSIVLGRYIAAALERDAIYSPASNCLPAAGFIAGKSDTILTEEPTQLSAALPLTFHPRALSVLIVGSNRLAATRALSFLEADAKVFLLTTSEVVVKEVKELGESGRISLLESAASNSVVWSELLAKHDISLACVTDTLISTPSRRPFASATVIYQTCLSLHIPINISDQPLLSTYTFPSVHRFAGADGPSHLQVAVSTNGQGCRMSGRIKREIVSRLPADVGKAVDNVGRLRTRAKARAKISEEDDSPLNTPVPQLSTPSTSRPNSESEVTQQLSEEEQQLRRMRWVYQMSEYYSFEHLAKISNEEMDEALEIWAQRDEGYLPHHDAKVANALEKKGRILLIGSGPGHPGLLTMAAHTALRTATLVLSDKLVPAEILALIPDSIKLHIAKKFPGNAEGAQNEMMELALEGAQRGETVVRLKQGDPFVYGRGGEEVLYFRQHGFESTVIPGISSALAAPLMMGIPVTQRGVAESLVLCTGVGRQGKAVQLPGYVKSRTLVMLMGVARISQIIEVLTSSNAAGRDGAAYPPHLPIAVIERASSPDQRVILSTLEKIQPALKQVDERPPGMMLVGWAALALEGKGRVDVLDRAEDCEVEMVESWLAEGQEGEIKGWKIREGLNDEWRGILNGII